A single genomic interval of Zobellia nedashkovskayae harbors:
- a CDS encoding RagB/SusD family nutrient uptake outer membrane protein: MITIKQFKIIAVIALLIPFGCSDEILDQTNPNEIATQGFWRNAEDAKLAVNGMYHPITGTFFWGRIVHVGALLRTDAINPIPSGGNTSLSTFQGSPGVARWAQEPWEEAYKSIFRANSILENVNEENVPNTSDRNEILGQAHFFRAFVYFYMVNIYGNVPLVDKTPDPKNDDELFPTQASQQAVWDLIIEDLQLAESMLPDSWSSEDLGRPTSWSATALKGKSHLYRSGLLNTDEYALAEAAFKEVVNNGPYNLLPSEQYQENFTQTNENNSESVFELQYHPIGNGNFVWGQDIPRAGTQGNFVIEYAPPSQTPDNGHVINPWVKNVFETNNDEIRRNATLAYDYPNSVVNVDIPFSEGLATDIETVNSLLDQPQNTGLEPIFTRKYSGLELPVGATGFLGDDYGANWRIIRYSDVLLMLAEAINEQNRPTEAEPFLNEVRTRAQITAVTGLNQENMRQAIIDERVMELTGEGHRFFDLVRWNLAETYLGANSAHEGPHPKSIAGGAFQSGKHELVFIPQSELQSNPNLVQNQGY; the protein is encoded by the coding sequence ATGATAACTATAAAACAATTTAAGATCATTGCGGTGATCGCATTACTCATTCCTTTCGGATGTAGTGATGAAATTCTTGATCAAACGAATCCAAATGAAATTGCAACGCAAGGATTTTGGAGAAACGCAGAAGATGCGAAATTAGCTGTCAACGGAATGTACCACCCAATCACCGGAACATTTTTCTGGGGGCGTATTGTACATGTTGGTGCATTGTTAAGAACAGATGCTATAAATCCTATTCCTTCTGGAGGAAACACTTCGCTTTCTACTTTTCAGGGAAGTCCTGGTGTAGCCCGTTGGGCACAAGAGCCTTGGGAAGAAGCTTATAAATCAATATTTAGAGCAAATTCAATTCTTGAGAACGTTAATGAAGAAAATGTTCCTAATACAAGTGATCGTAATGAAATATTAGGACAAGCTCATTTTTTTAGAGCCTTCGTATATTTCTACATGGTAAATATATATGGGAATGTTCCTTTAGTGGATAAAACCCCGGACCCTAAGAACGATGATGAGTTATTTCCAACTCAGGCATCACAGCAGGCCGTGTGGGATTTAATTATTGAAGATTTGCAACTAGCAGAGTCTATGTTGCCAGATAGTTGGTCTTCAGAAGATTTGGGTCGGCCTACCAGTTGGTCTGCGACTGCGTTAAAGGGTAAAAGCCATCTGTACAGAAGTGGTTTGCTTAATACTGACGAGTATGCCCTGGCTGAAGCTGCTTTCAAAGAAGTTGTGAATAACGGCCCATACAATCTGTTGCCTTCTGAGCAATATCAAGAAAATTTTACACAAACAAACGAGAATAATAGTGAATCTGTTTTTGAATTGCAATACCATCCAATTGGTAATGGTAATTTTGTTTGGGGTCAAGACATACCAAGAGCAGGAACCCAAGGTAATTTTGTTATTGAGTATGCTCCGCCAAGTCAGACACCAGATAATGGCCATGTAATCAACCCGTGGGTAAAAAATGTATTTGAAACAAACAATGATGAAATAAGAAGAAATGCAACCTTGGCATATGATTATCCAAACAGTGTTGTTAATGTAGACATACCTTTTTCAGAAGGTCTTGCAACTGATATTGAGACAGTAAATTCGTTATTGGACCAACCACAGAATACTGGCTTGGAGCCGATATTTACCCGTAAATATTCCGGCCTAGAACTACCTGTTGGAGCCACCGGTTTCTTAGGTGACGATTACGGTGCAAACTGGAGAATCATACGTTATTCAGACGTCTTGCTAATGTTAGCAGAGGCTATTAATGAACAAAATAGACCGACCGAAGCTGAACCTTTTTTAAACGAAGTTAGAACTAGGGCCCAAATAACTGCTGTTACTGGGTTGAATCAAGAAAACATGCGTCAGGCAATCATAGATGAACGTGTAATGGAACTCACAGGAGAGGGCCACCGCTTCTTTGATTTGGTACGGTGGAATCTAGCAGAAACCTATTTAGGTGCTAATTCAGCGCATGAAGGTCCACATCCAAAGTCTATTGCAGGTGGCGCTTTCCAATCTGGCAAGCATGAATTGGTTTTCATTCCACAGAGTGAATTACAGTCAAATCCCAATTTAGTCCAAAATCAAGGATATTAA
- a CDS encoding VCBS repeat-containing protein, with protein MFRQAIYPIFGVLLLFGCSSKYEKKPSRFVSITAEHSQIHFQNTIIENDSINIIDFQYCYNGGGVGIGDFNNDGLQDVVFTGNQVSSKIYLNNGNLAFSDISEKAKFFTDSWVTGVSIVDINSDGWDDIYLNVGGANCNNDCPNLLFVNQGLDQEGSPFFKEEARAYGLDDTNYAQQAVFFDYDQDGDLDVYIVHNGNTTHDKNTPMPKKYLLGHLADYLLKNETIEGVGHPVFRNVSDSLNIKGKGFGLGVGIHDFNGDNLPDIYVSNDFITDDLLYINNATITTDHPTFIESSKDYLSHETYNAMGVDIADINNDAAPDILVVDMLPNQYKRQKLMLGSMNYDKYLLSQTNAYTNQFMHNTLQLGNGFIGKKPLKYSEVGFQKGISSTDWSWAPLMVDFDNDGDKDIYITNGYVKDITDLDFINYSNDNGIFGTQEARSKRVKESVSKLPGIHLPNFIYEQVADEHFNDVSKTWISEKASFSNGSAYADLDNDGDLDLVVNNINEKAFVLENTTSKTNEANYLRIRLNGGLQNSKAIGAKISLYNKSIEQNQYQSVIRGYLSSMEPIVHFGLKDTIIDSLKVKWPNGKTTIKHNVAANQVLTLIQTEASDIAAYPKEKKLLFTSDTTMVNHKQDDTLLNEYTFQHLLVKQHTPKSSCIVAANVDGVAGDELFIGGYRGKPGSIWFQNEEGVYMPSQFLEPEFDDVEAVFFDIDMDGDLDLYVASGGNRFEKESKYYQDRIYLNDGEGVFAKSENIAPKGGQSTSVIAAEDFDKDGDVDVFVGARLTPKAYPLLPESSLLINDKGSCSKKFESLFSNLGMVTSAVWEDVDNDSWKDLIVVGEFMEIIIFKNHKGSLQPMAITWLNENDQQINTSGWWNKIVAADIDKDGDIDFIIGNQGINGFMKPTQAQPIYLYKNDFDKNGSFDPVLAKYFNTEKGDILLPVHTRDDIMKQLTVLKNEYTTYESFTNANFQELLKIEDLAEETLQATIFESSYAENLGKGKFRLSSLPSQCQVAPVQDILIDDFDGDSNLDILIVGNDVTSETLYGNQDALTGLLIKRSDNDFMVVRSKESGFYVPGQSNHLIKGSDRNGKQFLMATQYNEEAKVFLKK; from the coding sequence ATGTTTAGACAAGCCATATACCCGATTTTTGGAGTACTACTTCTTTTCGGATGTTCATCCAAATATGAGAAAAAACCGTCACGTTTCGTTTCAATAACTGCTGAACATTCCCAAATACACTTTCAAAACACCATTATCGAAAATGATTCGATAAACATTATCGATTTTCAATATTGCTATAACGGAGGTGGTGTTGGTATAGGTGATTTTAATAATGACGGATTACAAGACGTTGTTTTTACAGGAAACCAAGTTTCTTCAAAAATCTATTTAAATAATGGAAACTTAGCTTTTTCGGATATATCCGAAAAAGCTAAGTTTTTTACTGATTCTTGGGTTACAGGTGTTTCAATCGTAGACATAAATTCTGATGGTTGGGACGATATTTACCTAAACGTAGGTGGGGCAAATTGCAATAATGATTGTCCGAATTTATTATTCGTAAATCAAGGTTTAGACCAAGAAGGTAGTCCGTTTTTTAAAGAAGAGGCAAGGGCGTATGGTCTAGATGATACGAACTATGCACAGCAAGCAGTATTTTTCGACTATGATCAAGATGGTGATTTAGATGTCTACATAGTTCATAACGGTAATACTACCCATGATAAAAATACACCAATGCCCAAAAAATACTTGCTCGGTCATTTGGCAGATTATCTACTAAAGAACGAGACTATTGAAGGTGTAGGGCACCCGGTGTTTAGAAATGTGTCAGACAGTTTAAATATTAAGGGCAAAGGCTTTGGTCTAGGTGTAGGCATACATGATTTTAATGGAGACAACTTGCCCGATATTTATGTGTCCAATGATTTCATTACAGATGATCTACTGTATATTAATAATGCAACTATTACGACTGATCATCCAACTTTTATAGAATCTAGTAAAGATTATCTGTCCCATGAAACGTATAATGCAATGGGTGTAGATATTGCAGATATCAATAACGATGCTGCACCAGATATTTTGGTGGTTGATATGTTGCCAAATCAGTACAAAAGGCAGAAGTTGATGTTAGGGAGTATGAATTATGATAAATATCTTCTGTCGCAAACTAACGCGTATACAAATCAATTCATGCACAACACGCTTCAATTGGGCAACGGATTCATAGGAAAAAAGCCATTAAAGTATAGCGAAGTTGGTTTTCAAAAAGGCATTTCAAGTACCGATTGGAGCTGGGCTCCGTTAATGGTAGATTTTGATAATGATGGGGATAAAGATATTTACATTACCAACGGCTATGTAAAAGATATTACAGATTTAGATTTTATCAACTACTCAAATGATAACGGCATATTTGGCACACAAGAAGCAAGAAGTAAAAGGGTAAAGGAGTCAGTATCTAAATTACCAGGTATTCATCTTCCCAATTTTATTTATGAGCAAGTTGCTGATGAGCACTTTAATGATGTGTCTAAAACCTGGATAAGTGAGAAAGCATCTTTCTCCAATGGTTCAGCATATGCAGATTTAGATAATGATGGAGATTTAGATTTGGTAGTCAATAATATTAATGAGAAGGCCTTTGTTTTAGAGAATACAACATCAAAAACTAACGAAGCAAATTATCTTAGAATTCGACTTAACGGGGGCTTGCAAAACTCAAAGGCAATTGGGGCTAAAATCTCATTATATAATAAGAGCATCGAACAAAATCAATATCAATCTGTTATCAGAGGGTATTTATCTTCAATGGAGCCCATTGTACATTTCGGATTAAAAGACACTATAATAGACTCTTTAAAAGTAAAGTGGCCTAACGGTAAAACTACGATAAAACATAATGTAGCTGCCAATCAGGTTTTGACATTGATTCAGACCGAAGCATCTGATATAGCTGCATACCCTAAAGAGAAAAAATTGTTGTTCACATCAGATACAACAATGGTAAATCACAAACAAGACGATACTCTTTTAAACGAATATACTTTTCAACATTTATTGGTAAAACAACATACGCCAAAAAGTTCTTGTATTGTTGCCGCCAACGTTGACGGGGTAGCTGGTGATGAATTATTCATTGGAGGTTATAGAGGAAAACCAGGTAGTATTTGGTTTCAAAATGAGGAAGGTGTGTATATGCCATCTCAATTTTTAGAACCGGAATTCGATGATGTTGAGGCTGTGTTTTTCGACATTGATATGGATGGTGATTTAGACCTCTATGTAGCGAGTGGTGGTAATAGATTTGAAAAAGAATCCAAGTATTATCAAGATCGAATATATTTAAACGATGGTGAAGGCGTCTTTGCTAAAAGTGAAAATATAGCGCCTAAAGGAGGCCAAAGTACAAGTGTGATTGCCGCAGAAGATTTTGACAAAGATGGTGACGTAGATGTTTTTGTGGGGGCACGGTTAACGCCAAAAGCATATCCATTGTTACCGGAAAGCTCCCTTTTAATTAATGACAAAGGTAGTTGCAGCAAGAAATTCGAATCACTCTTTTCAAACTTAGGTATGGTAACTAGCGCTGTATGGGAAGATGTAGATAATGATTCTTGGAAAGATTTGATTGTGGTTGGTGAGTTTATGGAAATTATTATTTTTAAAAATCACAAGGGTAGCTTACAACCAATGGCTATTACCTGGTTAAATGAAAATGACCAGCAAATAAATACCTCTGGGTGGTGGAACAAGATAGTTGCCGCTGACATTGATAAAGATGGCGATATAGATTTTATAATCGGAAATCAGGGTATAAATGGTTTTATGAAACCAACACAAGCCCAACCAATTTATCTATATAAGAACGACTTTGATAAAAATGGAAGTTTTGATCCTGTTTTGGCAAAATATTTTAATACCGAAAAAGGAGACATCTTATTACCGGTACATACTAGAGACGATATCATGAAACAATTGACTGTTCTAAAAAATGAATATACAACCTATGAATCTTTTACGAATGCAAATTTTCAAGAGCTACTTAAAATTGAGGACTTAGCAGAAGAAACATTACAAGCAACTATTTTTGAGAGTAGTTATGCAGAGAATTTAGGCAAAGGAAAATTTAGATTGTCGTCGCTTCCCAGTCAATGCCAAGTAGCTCCGGTTCAAGATATATTAATAGATGATTTTGACGGCGATAGTAATTTGGATATTCTAATTGTGGGTAATGATGTGACTTCAGAAACACTTTACGGAAATCAAGATGCATTAACTGGCCTATTAATTAAGCGGTCTGATAATGATTTTATGGTGGTAAGAAGTAAAGAATCTGGTTTTTACGTCCCAGGGCAATCTAACCACCTAATTAAAGGAAGCGATAGAAATGGGAAGCAATTTTTAATGGCCACCCAATATAATGAGGAAGCAAAAGTATTTTTAAAGAAATAA
- a CDS encoding TRAP transporter large permease, with protein sequence MIWVLVLVFVVCLVLRFPIAFALGLSCLSYILVKGIPLIIIPMKMYSGIDVFVLLSVPGFIMAGNLMNQGGLTEKIITFCNHLLGHIRGGLSLVNIGASMLFAGISGTAISDTASMGSIMIPAMKKEGYDTGFSCAVTAASSTIGPIVPPSVPMIIAATLSGLSVGKLFLAGALPGLLLGIGLLITAYVISRKRNYPKHARSTLKQVTLGFVDTFWSLLMTFIILYGIIGGLFTPTEASIIAVVYALIIGKFVYKKLNFKNIQVVFLDSMKTSASLMVLVGFANLFGYILITEQIPQSISSEILGFTDNKYVVLLLINLLLIIVGTFMETVAALLILFPILLKVALAVDVDPVHFAVIAVLNLIIGLTTPPVGVCLFVASSIGKISIGEVSKAGLPFLLVSFVVLILVTLFPWFSLALPNMFID encoded by the coding sequence ATGATTTGGGTTCTTGTTCTAGTATTTGTGGTATGTCTCGTTTTACGTTTTCCTATAGCTTTTGCACTTGGACTCTCATGCTTGAGTTACATTTTGGTAAAAGGTATTCCGTTGATTATCATTCCAATGAAAATGTATTCGGGTATTGATGTATTCGTTTTACTAAGTGTTCCTGGTTTTATTATGGCAGGAAATCTCATGAACCAAGGTGGTCTGACGGAGAAAATAATCACATTCTGTAATCATTTGTTGGGGCACATTAGAGGCGGACTTTCATTGGTTAATATTGGAGCATCTATGTTGTTCGCAGGTATTTCAGGTACAGCTATTTCCGATACGGCAAGTATGGGGTCTATTATGATTCCTGCAATGAAAAAGGAAGGTTACGACACTGGTTTTTCATGCGCTGTTACGGCGGCTTCTTCAACTATTGGTCCTATTGTTCCTCCCAGTGTACCTATGATTATCGCCGCGACATTAAGTGGACTTTCGGTAGGTAAATTGTTTCTTGCAGGTGCTTTGCCAGGCTTACTTTTAGGTATTGGGCTATTGATTACTGCCTATGTAATATCTAGAAAGCGAAATTATCCCAAACATGCTAGAAGTACGCTAAAGCAGGTAACCCTTGGCTTTGTTGATACATTTTGGTCGCTTTTAATGACCTTTATCATTCTGTACGGTATTATTGGAGGACTTTTTACACCTACAGAAGCATCTATAATTGCTGTAGTCTATGCTTTGATCATTGGTAAGTTCGTTTATAAAAAATTGAATTTCAAGAACATTCAGGTCGTCTTTCTGGATAGTATGAAAACCTCTGCTTCCCTTATGGTTTTGGTAGGTTTTGCCAACCTGTTTGGTTATATACTGATTACAGAACAGATTCCGCAAAGTATTTCCAGTGAAATTCTAGGTTTTACAGACAACAAGTATGTAGTATTACTATTGATTAATCTCTTGTTGATTATAGTGGGTACTTTCATGGAGACGGTTGCAGCTCTTTTAATTCTGTTTCCAATTTTATTGAAAGTGGCTTTAGCTGTAGATGTTGATCCTGTTCACTTTGCCGTAATAGCTGTATTGAATTTAATTATAGGATTGACCACGCCACCTGTGGGAGTATGTCTTTTTGTAGCATCTAGCATTGGTAAAATATCTATTGGGGAAGTAAGTAAGGCAGGTCTGCCCTTTTTGCTGGTAAGTTTTGTGGTGTTAATTCTAGTTACTTTGTTTCCTTGGTTTTCTTTAGCACTTCCTAATATGTTTATTGATTAG
- a CDS encoding TRAP transporter small permease, with protein MLHKTIGRILKVGVLLSTWGLIFTVLLQIFCRFTPLDTPTWTEEASRLFFIYAMSFGAGLAMKNEYYVHLDMFFSSFPVKMQRLLVKVIPIISLFLFAVMAIYSIQFMLLGISEKSPSMGFNMGIAFFSMFIMSASVSYYLWKKIQRNYKNSKS; from the coding sequence ATGCTTCATAAAACTATTGGGCGCATTTTAAAGGTTGGGGTGTTATTAAGTACTTGGGGACTCATATTTACCGTGTTATTGCAGATTTTCTGCAGGTTTACGCCATTAGATACCCCAACGTGGACAGAGGAAGCTTCGCGTCTATTCTTTATTTATGCCATGTCTTTTGGTGCTGGCCTAGCTATGAAAAATGAGTATTATGTTCATTTAGATATGTTCTTTAGTAGTTTTCCTGTAAAAATGCAGCGCTTATTGGTTAAAGTTATTCCCATAATCTCATTGTTTTTATTTGCTGTCATGGCAATCTATTCCATACAATTTATGTTATTGGGTATTTCGGAAAAATCACCCAGTATGGGTTTTAATATGGGAATTGCCTTTTTTAGTATGTTCATTATGTCTGCTTCCGTCAGTTATTACCTCTGGAAAAAAATCCAAAGAAATTATAAAAATTCTAAATCATGA
- a CDS encoding TRAP transporter substrate-binding protein: MDHWLLSNSIFRKTILCFFILLTFNSCKPDKAEPEFLLRTALLVNEEHTWYKAFVYFSQILEERSKGRIKVEVYPSEQLAKEIEAIRLIQADVIDMTTTGSTLTNWFEVATFCELPFLMQDSTDMNRYINGPIGKLMEEEMINKSGLRSLGHFERGPRHLTSNRPIRHPDDLDGLIVRVPNVPSFVTLWKALGAKPTPMAFSEVFTSLQQGTIEAQENPFALINNAGFAEVQKYLNLTGHVISWVYPVIGEKQFQRLPPDLQKIFLLAANDMQAYEHHLFLENEKEVQNQLKAKGMEFIEVDKDAFQQRCEEAIYNSLSPEMKKIYDQLKVEKDAS, from the coding sequence ATGGACCATTGGTTATTGTCAAATTCTATTTTCCGAAAAACGATTCTTTGTTTTTTTATTCTCTTAACCTTTAATAGTTGTAAGCCGGATAAAGCCGAACCAGAATTCCTTTTACGCACCGCTCTTTTGGTGAATGAAGAACACACTTGGTATAAGGCCTTTGTCTATTTTTCGCAAATTCTTGAAGAACGCTCCAAAGGAAGAATTAAGGTAGAAGTATATCCGTCCGAGCAGTTAGCTAAAGAAATTGAGGCCATTAGACTTATTCAAGCCGATGTTATTGATATGACCACTACAGGTTCTACGCTTACCAATTGGTTTGAAGTAGCCACTTTCTGTGAACTTCCTTTTTTGATGCAGGATTCAACTGATATGAATAGGTACATTAATGGACCTATAGGTAAGTTGATGGAAGAAGAAATGATTAATAAGTCAGGCTTACGTTCGTTAGGTCACTTTGAGCGAGGTCCAAGACATTTAACATCAAATAGACCCATAAGACACCCTGATGATTTGGACGGACTTATTGTTAGAGTGCCAAACGTACCATCATTCGTAACCCTTTGGAAAGCTCTTGGGGCAAAACCTACGCCCATGGCCTTTTCGGAGGTTTTTACTTCTTTGCAACAAGGTACTATAGAGGCACAAGAGAATCCGTTTGCATTAATTAATAATGCCGGTTTTGCTGAGGTGCAAAAGTACTTAAACCTAACTGGTCACGTCATAAGTTGGGTTTATCCCGTTATTGGCGAAAAGCAATTTCAAAGACTCCCGCCTGATTTACAGAAAATTTTTTTACTAGCGGCAAATGATATGCAAGCCTATGAACACCATCTTTTTTTAGAGAATGAAAAGGAGGTTCAAAATCAACTGAAAGCAAAAGGAATGGAGTTTATTGAGGTGGATAAAGATGCTTTCCAACAAAGGTGTGAAGAAGCCATTTACAATAGTCTTTCCCCCGAAATGAAAAAAATATACGATCAACTTAAAGTAGAAAAGGATGCTTCATAA
- a CDS encoding RidA family protein, with the protein MKNLILITSIFVFTSFNGFAQNETEYDPEARLVELGIELSEPSAAIGNYVNAVRTGNLIFLAGKGPTKPNGENITGKLGADLTIEEGYEAARITAINQISVLKLELGDLKKVKRIVKVRGMVNAVSDFTDQPKVVNGYSDLMVEVFGERGKHARAAVGMGSLPGNIAVEVEMIVEVED; encoded by the coding sequence ATGAAAAACCTAATTTTAATTACCTCAATTTTTGTTTTTACTTCATTTAATGGATTTGCCCAAAATGAAACCGAGTATGATCCGGAAGCCAGGCTTGTAGAACTTGGTATAGAGCTTTCTGAACCATCTGCCGCCATCGGTAATTATGTAAATGCCGTACGCACAGGAAACCTTATTTTTCTTGCGGGTAAAGGTCCAACGAAACCTAACGGTGAAAACATAACTGGAAAGCTAGGAGCTGACCTTACTATTGAAGAGGGATATGAAGCTGCTAGAATTACAGCAATTAATCAAATCTCGGTTTTAAAATTGGAATTGGGAGACCTTAAAAAAGTAAAGCGCATTGTTAAAGTTCGCGGTATGGTAAATGCCGTTTCTGATTTTACAGATCAACCCAAGGTAGTTAATGGGTATTCAGATTTAATGGTAGAAGTTTTTGGTGAGAGAGGTAAACATGCACGTGCCGCAGTGGGTATGGGATCTTTACCCGGTAATATTGCTGTTGAGGTAGAAATGATTGTTGAGGTAGAAGATTAG
- the araA gene encoding L-arabinose isomerase: MIDLNKNEIWFATGSQHLYGPETLAQVAEHSAEIAQYYDGNKIIPVRVIFKPVVKTAGEISILCKEANNTDACVGLILWMHTFSPAKMWIAGLQALQKPFLHLHTQYNRDIPWNAIDMDFMNLNQSAHGGREFGFLASRMRLNRKVIVGHWKNESVLQKVGNWCRVACAVADSKDMKVARFGDNMRQVAVTEGNKVSAQLKFGYEVNGYGVGDLVKYIDGVSDDQINTLIQEYEDSYTMAAKIKSDGSMRNSLRDAAKIELGMRAFLEEGGYTAFTDTFEDLHGMKQLPGIATQRLMASGYGFGGEGDWKTAALVRTMKVMGAGLEGGNSFMEDYTYHFDPENTTVLGSHMLEICPSIAKGNVSCEIHPLGIGGKEDPVRLVFNASAGKALNASVVDMGNRFRMLVNKVEALEIENDMPNLPVARVLWDAKPDLQTAAAAWIYGGGAHHTCYSQNISAESLEDFAEIMDIEFLLIDEKTDLYRFKQELRWNDAAYGIKGI, from the coding sequence ATGATTGATTTAAATAAGAATGAAATTTGGTTCGCAACGGGCAGCCAACATCTATACGGGCCAGAAACTTTAGCGCAGGTAGCGGAGCATTCTGCTGAGATAGCCCAGTATTATGATGGCAACAAGATAATTCCGGTAAGGGTTATTTTTAAACCCGTGGTTAAAACTGCTGGTGAAATAAGTATTTTATGTAAAGAGGCCAACAATACGGATGCCTGCGTAGGTTTAATTTTATGGATGCATACCTTCTCTCCGGCTAAAATGTGGATTGCTGGTCTGCAAGCACTTCAGAAACCATTTTTGCACCTACATACACAGTATAACCGCGATATTCCGTGGAATGCGATTGATATGGATTTCATGAACCTGAACCAGTCGGCGCATGGTGGACGGGAATTTGGTTTTTTAGCGTCAAGAATGCGATTGAACCGAAAAGTGATAGTTGGTCATTGGAAAAATGAATCCGTTTTACAGAAAGTGGGTAATTGGTGCCGTGTGGCATGTGCTGTTGCTGATTCAAAAGATATGAAAGTGGCTCGTTTTGGTGATAATATGCGCCAAGTAGCGGTCACAGAAGGTAACAAGGTTTCTGCTCAATTAAAATTCGGTTACGAAGTAAACGGATATGGAGTAGGTGACCTAGTTAAATATATAGATGGAGTTTCCGATGATCAAATAAATACGTTAATTCAAGAATATGAGGATTCGTATACTATGGCAGCTAAAATTAAGTCCGACGGAAGTATGCGCAATTCTTTAAGGGATGCAGCCAAAATAGAATTGGGTATGCGTGCTTTTCTTGAGGAGGGTGGTTATACCGCTTTTACCGATACTTTTGAAGATTTACACGGAATGAAACAATTGCCGGGTATCGCTACACAAAGACTAATGGCCAGTGGTTATGGTTTTGGTGGAGAAGGTGATTGGAAGACCGCCGCACTAGTTCGCACCATGAAAGTTATGGGTGCAGGTCTTGAAGGCGGAAACAGTTTTATGGAAGATTACACCTATCATTTTGATCCTGAAAATACTACAGTTTTAGGTTCGCATATGTTGGAAATTTGCCCGTCAATTGCCAAAGGAAATGTTTCTTGCGAAATCCATCCTTTGGGAATCGGTGGAAAAGAAGACCCTGTGCGTTTAGTGTTTAATGCGAGTGCCGGTAAGGCTTTGAATGCATCGGTTGTAGATATGGGTAATCGGTTTAGAATGTTGGTCAATAAAGTAGAGGCTTTAGAAATCGAAAATGATATGCCAAACCTTCCTGTAGCTAGAGTGTTGTGGGATGCCAAACCAGACCTCCAAACTGCTGCTGCAGCATGGATTTATGGCGGAGGAGCACATCACACTTGTTATAGTCAGAATATTTCCGCAGAATCACTAGAGGATTTTGCCGAAATCATGGATATAGAATTTTTGTTGATTGATGAAAAAACAGACCTCTATCGCTTTAAACAAGAATTACGTTGGAACGATGCTGCTTATGGTATTAAAGGAATTTAA